One genomic segment of Arcobacter porcinus includes these proteins:
- the mog gene encoding molybdopterin adenylyltransferase, whose translation MIAKIGIITTSDRASSGVYEDLSGKAIIDTLNSYLKTPWEPVYRCIRDDKKTIEDTLINLIDNEKCSLVVTTGGTGPALRDVTPEATEAVCDRMMPGFGELMRSVSLQYVPTAILSRQTAGLRGSSLIVNLPGKPKSIKECLDAVFPAIPYCIDIMEGPYLETDEEVIKVFRPKK comes from the coding sequence ATGATTGCAAAAATTGGAATAATCACAACAAGCGATAGAGCAAGTAGTGGAGTTTATGAAGACTTATCAGGAAAAGCTATTATTGATACATTAAATTCTTATTTAAAAACTCCTTGGGAGCCTGTTTATAGATGTATTAGAGATGATAAAAAAACTATTGAAGATACTTTAATAAATTTAATTGACAATGAAAAATGCTCTTTAGTTGTAACAACAGGTGGAACAGGACCAGCATTAAGAGATGTAACTCCTGAAGCAACAGAAGCAGTTTGCGATAGAATGATGCCAGGATTTGGAGAACTTATGAGAAGTGTTAGCTTACAATATGTTCCAACTGCTATTTTATCAAGACAAACAGCAGGACTTAGAGGAAGCTCTTTAATAGTAAATCTTCCAGGAAAACCAAAATCAATAAAAGAGTGTTTGGATGCAGTTTTCCCAGCAATTCCATACTGTATTGATATTATGGAAGGTCCATATTTAGAGACAGATGAAGAAGTTATAAAAGTATTTAGACCAAAAAAATAA
- the bioV gene encoding pimelyl-ACP methyl ester esterase BioV → MISKNYFSGFCFSNESELFEEYIEKGDFIVSGFSYGAIKAFLEVKNSKKRVDKLQLFSPAFFQNKDEKFKRMQVMFFKKDEKTYIKTFLNNVKDNSSKNIDKFYKKGNYEELDELINFKWNKEDLEELVEKGLKIEVFLGKNDKIIDSLEAKEFFKDFATVYYFKDKGHIL, encoded by the coding sequence ATGATTTCTAAGAATTATTTTAGTGGATTTTGCTTTTCAAACGAGAGTGAACTTTTTGAAGAGTATATAGAAAAAGGCGATTTTATAGTAAGTGGATTTTCATATGGTGCTATAAAAGCTTTTTTGGAAGTAAAAAATAGTAAAAAAAGAGTTGATAAACTACAACTCTTTTCTCCTGCTTTTTTTCAAAATAAAGATGAAAAGTTTAAAAGAATGCAAGTTATGTTTTTTAAAAAAGATGAAAAAACATATATTAAAACTTTTTTGAATAATGTCAAAGATAACTCTTCAAAAAATATTGATAAGTTTTATAAAAAAGGAAACTATGAAGAGCTAGATGAACTTATAAACTTTAAATGGAACAAAGAAGATTTAGAAGAATTAGTAGAAAAAGGTCTTAAAATAGAGGTTTTTTTAGGGAAAAATGACAAAATTATTGATAGTTTAGAAGCAAAAGAATTTTTCAAAGATTTTGCTACTGTTTACTATTTTAAAGATAAAGGACATATATTATGA
- a CDS encoding AAA family ATPase gives MKQNSDNKNMDKNFKLMLLSAVALIVLFTYTLYKSSSNIEGTGYYIGIVFLIVLLILSFVLRAKQDKIREYFKIGKTKEEPSNFDKELKKNYEQNVAIEQGVQAVKSNITFKDVAGIKEIKEELEEIVDFLNNPKKYQKFGVKLPKGVLLVGPPGVGKTLIARAVAGEAQVPFFYQSGASFVHIYVGMGAKKVRELFASAKINAPSIVFIDEIDAVGKARSGKSNDERESTLNELLTQMDGFEGDSGVIVIAATNKIEVLDDALLRAGRFDRRVHLSLPNIDDRKKILELYLKDTNNEINIDKLVTETAGFNSAALSTLVNEALLNMIKNNRQILDYSDIEVAKNKLEFGKKQIKILDSEQKDILATYQTCKAFISKTKIALLDENIYKTDSVYPSFSELVMSIKIDLAGIIGLELIKKEKFFVNEADIKRAYDLASKMVLDYKMATDENELINSIKNDLRATLSQNIEELNRLKELMLKNEVITLNDF, from the coding sequence ATGAAGCAAAATTCAGATAATAAAAATATGGATAAAAACTTTAAGCTAATGCTTTTATCAGCTGTTGCTTTAATAGTTTTATTTACTTACACACTTTATAAAAGTAGTTCAAATATTGAAGGAACTGGATACTATATTGGAATTGTATTTTTGATTGTACTACTTATTTTATCTTTTGTATTAAGAGCTAAACAAGATAAGATAAGAGAATATTTTAAAATAGGAAAAACAAAAGAAGAGCCATCAAATTTTGATAAAGAACTCAAAAAAAACTATGAACAAAATGTTGCTATTGAGCAAGGTGTTCAAGCTGTAAAATCAAATATTACTTTTAAAGATGTTGCAGGAATAAAAGAGATTAAAGAAGAGCTTGAAGAGATAGTTGATTTTTTAAATAATCCAAAAAAATACCAAAAATTTGGTGTAAAACTTCCAAAAGGTGTTTTGCTAGTTGGTCCTCCAGGAGTTGGTAAAACTTTGATTGCAAGAGCAGTTGCAGGAGAAGCACAAGTTCCGTTTTTCTATCAAAGTGGAGCAAGTTTTGTTCATATTTATGTAGGAATGGGAGCAAAAAAAGTAAGAGAACTTTTTGCTAGTGCAAAGATAAATGCTCCATCTATTGTATTTATAGATGAAATTGATGCAGTAGGAAAAGCAAGAAGCGGAAAATCAAATGATGAAAGAGAATCAACACTAAATGAACTTTTAACTCAGATGGATGGATTTGAAGGAGATAGTGGAGTTATTGTAATTGCTGCAACAAATAAAATAGAAGTTTTGGATGATGCACTTTTAAGAGCTGGAAGATTTGATAGAAGAGTTCATTTAAGTTTGCCAAATATAGATGATAGAAAGAAAATTTTAGAGCTATATTTAAAAGATACAAATAATGAGATAAATATTGATAAGCTTGTTACTGAAACAGCTGGATTTAACTCAGCGGCTTTATCAACTTTGGTAAATGAAGCACTTTTAAATATGATTAAGAACAATAGACAAATACTAGATTATAGTGATATTGAAGTTGCAAAAAATAAATTAGAATTTGGTAAAAAGCAGATAAAAATACTTGATAGTGAGCAAAAAGATATTTTAGCAACTTATCAAACTTGTAAAGCATTTATTTCAAAAACAAAAATAGCACTTTTGGATGAAAATATCTATAAAACAGATTCTGTTTATCCATCTTTTAGTGAGTTAGTTATGAGTATTAAGATTGATTTAGCTGGTATTATTGGGCTTGAGCTTATAAAAAAAGAGAAGTTTTTTGTAAATGAAGCTGATATAAAAAGAGCATATGATTTAGCTTCTAAAATGGTTTTAGATTATAAAATGGCAACAGATGAAAATGAGCTTATAAACTCTATAAAAAATGATTTAAGAGCAACACTTTCTCAAAACATAGAAGAACTTAATAGATTAAAAGAACTTATGCTTAAAAATGAGGTAATAACTCTAAATGATTTCTAA